In Geopsychrobacter electrodiphilus DSM 16401, a single window of DNA contains:
- a CDS encoding aminotransferase class I/II-fold pyridoxal phosphate-dependent enzyme — protein MNPLAAELNDLLEKNNPHVLAMLSDLGRNLFFPKGILSQSAEAKEKAHKFNATIGTATENGGPMYLQCIQDKLSAFNPADIYPYAPPAGKPQLRQLWREKMLRENPAQQNKHFGMPIVTNALTHGLAIIADLFVEAGDHLILPDMLWGNYNLTFGTRRNAIIKKYNTFTEAGGFDVEAFRACLKQTAAEKGKAVVILNFPNNPSGYTPTIAEGDALVAVMKEQADAGCNIVAVTDDAYFGLFYEDSMQESLFGKLANLHPRIFSIKLDGATKEEFVWGFRTGFITFADGKSEQNEAVLTAIEKKALGIIRGTISNCPHPSQTFVIEALKSPDFVAQKQQKLEILKGRALKVKEVLSDVRFTDSWSYYPFNSGYFMCLKLKRVDAEALRVHLLDKYGVGAISVTKTDLRIAFSCIDEKDIAELFELIYKAELDLA, from the coding sequence ATGAACCCACTTGCTGCAGAACTTAACGACCTGCTCGAAAAGAACAACCCACATGTCCTGGCCATGCTTTCTGATCTTGGTCGCAACCTCTTTTTCCCGAAGGGGATTCTCAGCCAATCTGCTGAAGCGAAAGAGAAGGCGCATAAATTCAACGCCACCATCGGAACCGCAACCGAAAATGGTGGGCCGATGTATCTCCAGTGTATCCAGGATAAGCTGTCAGCATTTAATCCTGCGGATATCTACCCCTATGCACCACCGGCGGGGAAACCCCAGTTACGTCAACTGTGGCGGGAAAAGATGCTGCGGGAGAATCCGGCACAGCAGAACAAACATTTTGGCATGCCGATTGTCACCAATGCGCTGACTCATGGCCTCGCGATTATCGCTGACCTGTTTGTTGAGGCCGGAGACCATCTGATTCTGCCTGACATGCTGTGGGGGAATTACAATCTGACCTTTGGTACACGACGCAATGCGATCATCAAAAAATACAATACTTTCACCGAAGCCGGTGGCTTCGATGTCGAGGCCTTCAGGGCCTGTCTGAAACAGACCGCCGCTGAAAAAGGGAAGGCCGTTGTGATTCTTAACTTCCCTAACAACCCAAGCGGCTATACCCCGACCATCGCAGAAGGGGATGCGCTGGTAGCCGTTATGAAAGAACAGGCAGACGCGGGCTGCAATATTGTTGCGGTTACCGACGACGCCTATTTTGGCCTCTTTTACGAAGACTCGATGCAGGAATCCCTGTTCGGAAAACTGGCCAACCTGCATCCGCGTATCTTCAGCATCAAACTGGACGGCGCCACCAAAGAGGAGTTTGTCTGGGGCTTCCGCACTGGCTTCATCACCTTTGCTGATGGAAAAAGCGAGCAGAACGAAGCTGTCCTGACCGCCATCGAGAAGAAGGCCCTCGGGATTATTCGCGGGACCATCTCCAACTGTCCGCACCCCTCTCAAACCTTTGTCATTGAAGCCCTTAAATCCCCCGATTTCGTGGCCCAGAAGCAGCAGAAACTGGAAATTTTAAAAGGACGGGCGCTCAAGGTGAAAGAGGTCCTTAGCGATGTCAGGTTTACTGATTCCTGGAGTTACTATCCTTTTAATTCCGGATATTTCATGTGCCTGAAATTGAAAAGGGTTGACGCTGAAGCCTTGCGCGTGCATCTGCTTGACAAGTATGGTGTCGGGGCGATCTCGGTGACGAAAACCGACCTGCGCATCGCCTTCTCCTGTATTGATGAAAAAGATATCGCTGAACTGTTTGAGCTGATTTACAAGGCTGAACTCGATCTGGCCTGA
- a CDS encoding tetratricopeptide repeat protein, giving the protein MPMIEEPLSPEYMFYLPPVGRSVVAGADEHHVELPQIPLPLYLETCSNEVPSDKQVGIGLYNYLRRFPDCPRCTDYAQILQQAFPYYLTDIGSQIIMLEAKDVDAPYIRRKINYLKILVLLSPENPQLLQKVGIAYFELGMIYVELINVRRELSHAISFLQRSLNFVPQDTATLNVLGQISYLMGDYPGVQRYWQGVVDLIPDGAARQLLVQRLARVVDGQAPQQPLINDLEAIGIATEHFVVQEYEAAAEIMNRLEEEAVLPAELPSPEFFYFLGLCREKCGEIAAAFEAYHKALAIDPDHLPSVEAIEGITTLPS; this is encoded by the coding sequence ATGCCGATGATAGAGGAACCTCTTTCGCCCGAATACATGTTTTATCTTCCTCCGGTCGGACGCTCTGTTGTTGCGGGCGCCGATGAACACCACGTTGAGCTTCCACAGATCCCATTACCGCTCTACCTTGAGACCTGCTCAAATGAAGTCCCCTCTGACAAACAGGTGGGAATTGGCCTGTATAATTATTTGCGTCGGTTTCCTGATTGCCCTCGTTGTACAGACTACGCTCAGATTTTACAGCAGGCCTTTCCTTATTACCTGACCGACATAGGTTCTCAGATCATCATGCTAGAGGCCAAGGATGTCGATGCACCCTATATTCGGCGTAAGATCAACTATCTGAAAATTCTCGTCCTGCTGAGCCCTGAAAACCCTCAACTTTTGCAAAAGGTCGGAATCGCCTATTTTGAACTCGGGATGATTTATGTCGAGTTGATCAACGTCAGACGTGAACTCAGTCACGCGATCTCGTTTTTGCAGCGCTCTCTAAATTTCGTCCCGCAGGACACAGCCACCCTGAATGTTCTGGGTCAGATCAGTTATTTGATGGGCGACTATCCGGGTGTGCAGCGCTACTGGCAAGGGGTTGTTGATCTGATCCCTGATGGTGCTGCGCGACAATTACTGGTTCAACGTCTTGCGCGCGTTGTTGATGGCCAGGCTCCGCAACAACCGTTGATCAATGATCTCGAAGCGATCGGCATAGCTACCGAGCATTTTGTCGTTCAGGAGTATGAGGCCGCAGCAGAGATCATGAATCGCCTGGAGGAAGAAGCGGTTCTGCCTGCCGAATTACCCAGCCCTGAATTTTTTTATTTTTTGGGCCTGTGCAGGGAGAAATGCGGTGAAATTGCTGCGGCTTTTGAGGCTTATCACAAGGCTCTCGCCATCGATCCTGATCATTTGCCTTCAGTCGAGGCCATTGAAGGAATAACAACTCTCCCCAGCTAA
- a CDS encoding cytochrome c3 family protein, whose product MNKRLAIILSLIAASSLILSGVLSARSNDGHDFSGKCETCHLTSPHKGSKNLFTMDIDTLCIECHDLALKNSHPTKMIPSMNVPEYFFLDWQGRVNCATCHDPHDKESKMMLRSDARGRSFCETCHKGGVLQGRHVAASGMAHAKNWTPPSSDSIGQILDPVSLECLVCHEGSVGPAAEVQIGSRSSGQGLSYTGPGFSHPIGVDYGQAAARNKELRRLDDLSPLISLYEGKVGCASCHNQFSHEGDMLVFSNRGSALCLECHIK is encoded by the coding sequence ATGAATAAGCGACTCGCAATAATCCTTTCCCTGATTGCGGCCAGTAGCCTGATACTGAGTGGCGTTTTATCAGCGCGTTCGAATGATGGCCATGATTTTTCGGGGAAATGTGAAACCTGCCACCTGACAAGTCCACATAAAGGGAGCAAGAATCTTTTTACTATGGATATCGATACCCTGTGTATTGAGTGCCATGACCTCGCGTTAAAAAATTCGCATCCAACCAAGATGATTCCGAGCATGAACGTGCCGGAATACTTCTTTCTTGATTGGCAAGGTCGCGTGAATTGCGCCACCTGTCATGACCCTCATGACAAGGAAAGCAAAATGATGCTTCGATCTGACGCGCGTGGTCGTAGCTTTTGTGAAACCTGCCATAAAGGAGGGGTCTTGCAAGGGCGTCATGTCGCGGCCTCTGGGATGGCTCATGCGAAAAACTGGACACCGCCGTCATCAGACTCCATAGGTCAAATTCTCGACCCTGTAAGTCTTGAATGCCTGGTTTGCCATGAAGGGTCAGTTGGCCCCGCTGCAGAAGTTCAAATTGGTTCGCGCTCAAGTGGGCAGGGGCTCTCCTATACGGGGCCAGGGTTCAGTCACCCCATCGGCGTCGATTATGGGCAGGCGGCCGCGCGGAATAAAGAACTACGGCGCCTGGACGATCTCTCCCCACTGATCTCCTTGTACGAAGGGAAAGTCGGCTGCGCGTCCTGCCACAACCAGTTTTCTCATGAAGGGGACATGCTGGTTTTCAGCAACCGTGGCAGTGCGCTGTGCCTCGAGTGTCATATTAAATAG
- a CDS encoding methyl-accepting chemotaxis protein, producing the protein MRKTQPIRTDFTTGFQLKFILAMALGALISTLAIYLYLDQGLGTNYFDALVTLSTVEAALTSSLVITFCLQFFLISILTIGLTLFVSHKIAGPIFRYEESLSKILDGDLRTNVRTRDGDQLKSMIDSMNNWQNSLRNIYTQANQLEREMISHLSHSDTSTANETSELKDSVQKMFKVLTFESESGRGGHE; encoded by the coding sequence CCCATACGCACCGATTTCACCACGGGATTTCAGCTCAAATTTATTCTCGCGATGGCTTTGGGAGCACTGATATCAACTCTTGCGATCTATCTTTATCTGGATCAGGGGCTGGGCACAAATTATTTTGATGCCCTGGTAACCCTCTCGACCGTTGAAGCCGCTCTGACTTCATCCCTCGTGATCACCTTCTGCCTGCAATTTTTTCTGATCTCTATTTTGACCATCGGTTTAACCCTTTTTGTCAGCCATAAAATTGCGGGCCCCATCTTTCGCTATGAAGAAAGCCTGTCCAAGATTCTGGATGGGGACCTGCGCACTAATGTGCGTACACGCGACGGCGATCAGCTGAAATCGATGATTGACAGTATGAACAATTGGCAAAATTCGCTGCGTAATATCTATACTCAGGCCAATCAACTGGAACGCGAAATGATCTCGCATCTCAGTCATTCTGATACATCAACCGCAAATGAAACTTCCGAGTTGAAAGATTCTGTCCAGAAAATGTTTAAAGTTCTGACTTTTGAATCCGAATCGGGGAGGGGGGGGCATGAATAA